From one Pedobacter faecalis genomic stretch:
- a CDS encoding exonuclease domain-containing protein, with product MLYAVVDIETTGGYASANGITEISIQVHDGTAVVDTFETLINPLQDIPPYIEALTGISNEMVATAPTFKMVAERIYGMLHDKVFVAHNVNFDYSFIRHQLSGCGYDLQCRKLCTVRLSRKLLPGHRSYSLGKLCSALNIEIKQRHRAGGDAAATAILLGMLIAADQEGFIPQTLKKASKEQVLPPNLSKAQIDRIPAGAGVYYFKDSKGKVIYVGKAKNLRKRVCSHFTGNNTGRQRQNFLKDIHTIDFELCGTELMAFILEAAEIKRLWPENNRAMKRYEHKYALYTFEDQKGYIRFGIDKAKKNLTALYSFNTLLEGHNLLRLLIKSHLLCEKLCCIQRVAAACTAHAQGNCTGACIGKESAAAYNVRVKYAIEELRSMLPSFALIDTGRHDDEQSCLLVEQGRFYGMGYISHHADIAEPEALKSVLSPYPSNDYILNLIVSYAAQHPHKKIALKGSHIIAEAV from the coding sequence ATGTTATATGCTGTAGTAGATATTGAAACCACCGGAGGCTATGCATCTGCAAATGGAATTACCGAAATCTCCATCCAGGTGCACGATGGTACGGCGGTGGTCGACACCTTCGAAACGCTCATCAATCCTCTTCAGGATATTCCTCCTTATATTGAAGCATTAACAGGGATTAGTAATGAAATGGTGGCTACTGCGCCCACGTTTAAGATGGTCGCCGAACGCATTTACGGGATGCTGCATGATAAAGTATTCGTAGCCCATAATGTCAATTTCGATTATTCCTTTATCCGGCATCAACTCAGCGGTTGCGGCTACGATCTGCAATGCAGAAAACTTTGCACGGTTAGACTAAGCCGAAAACTGCTGCCCGGGCATCGCTCCTACAGCCTCGGCAAACTGTGCAGTGCGCTGAACATAGAGATTAAACAACGCCACCGTGCCGGCGGCGATGCGGCTGCGACAGCTATCTTGCTGGGCATGCTTATAGCGGCCGACCAGGAAGGTTTCATACCACAAACCTTAAAGAAAGCTTCGAAGGAGCAGGTGCTTCCACCCAACCTGTCTAAAGCACAAATTGATCGGATACCTGCTGGTGCGGGAGTATATTATTTCAAAGACAGCAAGGGCAAGGTCATTTATGTGGGTAAGGCAAAGAACCTTCGTAAGCGTGTCTGCTCCCATTTTACTGGCAATAACACCGGCAGGCAACGACAAAATTTTCTGAAAGACATCCACACCATCGATTTTGAACTATGCGGCACTGAGCTGATGGCATTTATCCTGGAAGCTGCAGAAATAAAACGGCTTTGGCCCGAGAATAATCGTGCCATGAAGCGGTATGAGCATAAGTATGCGCTGTACACCTTTGAGGATCAGAAAGGCTATATCCGTTTCGGCATCGATAAAGCCAAAAAAAATCTGACGGCGCTTTACAGCTTTAACACCTTGCTGGAAGGACATAATTTATTGCGACTACTCATCAAATCGCATTTATTGTGCGAAAAGCTCTGCTGTATACAGCGTGTGGCTGCAGCATGCACAGCACACGCACAAGGCAACTGCACCGGTGCCTGTATCGGTAAGGAATCTGCCGCAGCCTACAATGTGAGGGTAAAATATGCCATAGAAGAACTTAGGTCCATGCTGCCCTCTTTTGCACTGATCGATACCGGCAGGCATGACGACGAACAAAGCTGTCTGCTGGTAGAGCAGGGCCGGTTCTATGGCATGGGTTATATTTCCCACCATGCTGACATCGCCGAACCGGAAGCGCTGAAATCTGTCCTAAGCCCCTACCCATCAAACGATTATATTCTGAATCTGATCGTTTCTTACGCTGCCCAGCATCCGCACAAAAAGATCGCCCTCAAAGGCAGCCATATCATCGCGGAGGCCGTCTGA
- a CDS encoding beta-L-arabinofuranosidase domain-containing protein, protein MKRYLLLLLAVCTQSFNVLAQSSALSENPYKELPLGAIKPQGWLREMLVRQKTGSTGKLDQLYPIVMGERNGWLGGDGDQWERGPYWLDGLLPLAYILDDKELIAKTKPWVEWAIKSQRADGYFGPAKDYPYEYGMQRDNSQDWWPKMVMLKVLKQYYSATGDQRVIRLMTNYFKYQLKELPAKPLDNWTFWARYRGGDNLMMVYWLHGITKENFLLELGDLIYKQTFDYTNAFLNSRLLATPASIHCVNLAQGIKTPIIYYQHHREQKYLDATKKGFQDLMHYNGMAHGLYGGDEALHGNNPTQGSELCSAVEMMFSLESMLEITGNIGFADHLEKIAFNALPAQASDDFLTHQYFQQANQVMATRQTRNFEVNHHGTDVCYGVLTGYPCCTSNMHQGWPKFTQNLFYATADKGIAALVYSPSEVTLKVANDIPVRVVEETNYPFNEDIKFRINFLKKKSATFPFHLRIPEWCKNATIRINGEVYKEEKGNQIVKIVREWKSGDVVELVLPMHIYKNTWLERSVSIERGPLVYGLKIGEGKHYVKNTLDPQEYGEGYYEVKPTTPWNYGLLNVQNDRLAENYIVEKAEKPFPAYPWNQEGAPLKIKTKAKRIPSWQLYNEMAGPLPFSTIFQLETDKQTEEITLIPYGCTELRISQFPVIR, encoded by the coding sequence ATGAAACGATACCTTTTACTGTTGCTGGCAGTCTGCACCCAGTCCTTCAACGTTTTGGCACAATCTTCCGCCTTATCGGAAAACCCTTATAAAGAACTTCCGCTCGGCGCTATCAAGCCCCAGGGCTGGCTGCGCGAAATGCTTGTCCGCCAGAAAACCGGGTCTACCGGCAAACTTGATCAGCTTTATCCGATCGTGATGGGCGAGCGAAACGGCTGGCTGGGTGGCGATGGGGATCAGTGGGAGCGAGGACCGTACTGGCTCGACGGACTGTTGCCTCTGGCCTATATTTTAGATGATAAGGAACTCATTGCCAAGACTAAACCTTGGGTAGAATGGGCAATTAAAAGTCAGCGGGCCGACGGATACTTTGGCCCCGCCAAAGACTATCCGTATGAATACGGCATGCAGCGCGACAATAGCCAGGATTGGTGGCCTAAAATGGTTATGTTGAAAGTGTTGAAACAATATTACAGTGCTACGGGCGACCAGCGGGTGATCCGGCTGATGACGAACTACTTTAAGTATCAGCTGAAGGAACTGCCTGCTAAACCATTGGATAACTGGACGTTTTGGGCAAGGTACCGGGGTGGCGACAACCTGATGATGGTGTACTGGCTCCACGGCATTACCAAAGAGAACTTTTTGCTTGAGCTCGGCGACCTGATCTATAAGCAGACCTTCGACTATACCAATGCCTTCTTAAATAGCAGGTTGCTTGCCACGCCGGCCAGTATTCATTGCGTCAATCTGGCCCAGGGTATTAAAACGCCCATCATTTATTACCAGCATCACCGCGAACAAAAATATCTGGATGCGACGAAAAAGGGATTTCAGGATCTGATGCACTACAATGGCATGGCCCATGGCCTTTATGGGGGCGACGAAGCTTTGCATGGTAACAACCCAACGCAGGGTTCTGAGCTATGTTCGGCAGTAGAAATGATGTTCTCCCTGGAAAGTATGCTGGAAATTACCGGGAATATTGGCTTTGCTGATCACCTGGAAAAGATTGCGTTCAATGCGCTTCCGGCACAGGCTTCAGATGATTTTCTCACGCACCAGTATTTTCAGCAGGCCAATCAGGTGATGGCTACGCGTCAGACCAGGAATTTTGAGGTGAACCATCACGGAACTGACGTTTGTTATGGGGTGCTTACAGGTTATCCTTGCTGTACCTCCAATATGCATCAGGGATGGCCAAAGTTTACGCAGAACTTGTTTTACGCTACCGCCGATAAGGGAATTGCGGCACTGGTGTACTCGCCTAGTGAGGTGACGCTGAAGGTGGCGAATGATATACCCGTGCGTGTAGTTGAGGAGACCAATTATCCGTTTAATGAGGATATTAAGTTCCGGATCAATTTCCTGAAGAAGAAGTCGGCCACCTTTCCGTTTCACCTGAGAATTCCCGAGTGGTGTAAAAACGCGACCATCCGTATCAATGGTGAGGTATATAAAGAAGAGAAGGGCAACCAGATTGTGAAAATAGTACGTGAATGGAAATCTGGCGATGTGGTTGAGCTCGTCTTGCCTATGCATATTTATAAAAATACCTGGTTAGAGCGTTCGGTATCTATAGAACGGGGCCCTCTGGTGTACGGATTGAAGATAGGCGAGGGTAAGCACTATGTGAAAAATACCCTCGACCCGCAGGAGTATGGTGAAGGTTATTATGAAGTTAAGCCGACCACGCCCTGGAACTATGGTCTCCTCAATGTTCAAAACGACCGCCTCGCGGAGAATTATATCGTTGAAAAAGCCGAGAAGCCTTTTCCGGCATATCCATGGAATCAGGAAGGGGCTCCGCTAAAGATCAAAACCAAGGCCAAGCGCATTCCGAGCTGGCAGTTGTATAATGAAATGGCCGGACCGCTGCCTTTCAGTACCATCTTCCAGCTTGAGACGGATAAGCAGACTGAAGAGATCACATTAATTCCCTACGGCTGCACGGAACTGCGTATCTCCCAGTTTCCGGTGATCCGATAG
- a CDS encoding ligand-binding sensor domain-containing protein yields MKRILTATLFAFIAITSNVIAQPYYFRNYRVEDGLSNNTIFTVTQDQRGFMWFGGKEGLIRFDGSNFKAYNEAGYPESVRGFILKIVAAGDGAIWMATRAGVYKFNDQTERFSLLKQIPQIEIEKLAVDSQANIWAIAGRKLYRYKALRKETKRFSVGQDADIATFNTNGEAMWLCTTSGYIYEYINDGDRFVCANPDHPLAAGHGRITTIYSAGSTVFLGSTTGLIAFDRQSRKHRYVISSNTFGQPVYVRNMLQKSENEFWIATEAGIVIYNRKTQSISRLTRSYTDPYALSDNAVYSLFKDVEGGIWAATYFGGLSYYHPRLSVFKKYFPNSASDAISGNAVREICKDEYGNLWVGTEDAGLNKIEKTTGKITSFRSAPKKGALSSDNVHGLLAQGKELWVGTFERGLDILDIKTGKVIRHYGAESSSSGLKTNFINVLYKTKSKIIYAGTDRGLYAYDPVADRFRLTEGLPGDCYVTTLLEDHEETLWVGTVRNGVFFKDRSRKKWLSYKHSDTEDNSLSNNMISDIFQDSDHHYWFATENGGLNFLDKNKRRFKRITLDDGLPSNLVLKTLEDAEKNIWVTTSKGLARYNRKAGNWTIFDQPQGLLTDQFNYNSGLNDKGTFYIGTIRGLISFQPAELQSSATLPRVYITSFKVYNTELKIDSSILKRSISYTDTVQLRHDQSSFSIGFSALSFIAPRVSQYLYKMDGLDTAWTFLKNNNIAHFTKLSPGTYRFRVKPAATADTLGAEQQLVIVIDRPFWLSNYALAVYGVLILGVSTWLISNYRRKSREKTERHLKQLALNREKEMYQSKMEFLTNVAHEIRTPLTLIKGPLEQVMDEVGQMKSVSKSLNNISRNTERLIKLSDQLLDFRRAESELAGKTSAQINLSACLQEIIDAYSDMVAKSEIRLKSQLQPGVLARIDEESFTKIVDNLIGNAVKYAKSAVYIEFQTVEKDADLCMKVANDGFVIPSHLKEKVFESFYRIPDTAHISGSGIGLTLARSLAELNGGTLVLETNEAMNIFVLKLPL; encoded by the coding sequence TTGAAAAGGATACTCACCGCTACACTATTTGCTTTTATTGCCATCACCAGTAATGTGATTGCCCAGCCCTACTATTTTCGGAACTATCGCGTAGAAGACGGCTTGAGCAACAATACGATCTTTACGGTGACCCAAGACCAACGAGGTTTTATGTGGTTTGGCGGCAAGGAAGGGCTGATCAGATTTGACGGCAGCAACTTCAAAGCCTATAACGAGGCAGGCTATCCGGAAAGCGTCCGCGGGTTTATCCTAAAAATTGTGGCTGCTGGAGATGGAGCTATATGGATGGCGACCAGGGCGGGTGTATATAAATTCAACGACCAGACAGAAAGATTCTCATTGTTGAAACAGATTCCCCAGATTGAAATAGAGAAGCTCGCTGTGGACAGCCAGGCTAATATATGGGCCATTGCAGGTCGTAAGCTGTATCGTTACAAAGCCCTTCGTAAGGAAACGAAGAGATTTTCAGTCGGCCAGGACGCCGACATCGCAACTTTTAACACAAACGGAGAGGCGATGTGGCTCTGCACCACCTCGGGCTATATTTACGAGTATATAAATGATGGAGACCGCTTTGTCTGCGCGAACCCAGACCATCCCCTTGCCGCGGGCCACGGACGGATCACAACAATATACAGCGCAGGCAGCACCGTGTTTCTGGGATCAACTACGGGGTTGATCGCTTTTGATCGTCAGTCGCGAAAACACCGGTATGTCATTAGCTCCAATACGTTTGGTCAGCCAGTATACGTCAGAAACATGCTGCAGAAAAGTGAAAATGAGTTTTGGATTGCTACAGAGGCTGGTATTGTCATTTATAACCGTAAAACGCAAAGCATTTCGCGACTGACGCGAAGCTATACAGATCCTTACGCGCTTAGCGACAATGCCGTTTATAGTTTATTTAAAGATGTGGAAGGCGGCATATGGGCAGCTACGTATTTTGGAGGTTTAAGCTATTATCATCCAAGATTATCGGTTTTTAAAAAGTATTTTCCCAACTCAGCCTCAGACGCAATAAGTGGAAATGCGGTCCGTGAAATATGTAAGGATGAGTACGGGAACCTCTGGGTTGGGACAGAAGACGCCGGACTGAACAAAATTGAAAAAACAACAGGTAAAATTACCAGCTTTAGAAGTGCTCCGAAGAAAGGCGCCTTGTCATCTGATAACGTACATGGGCTGCTGGCCCAGGGAAAAGAACTATGGGTAGGGACGTTTGAACGGGGTTTGGATATTCTCGATATCAAAACAGGTAAAGTCATCAGGCATTACGGGGCTGAAAGTTCTTCGAGCGGACTAAAAACGAACTTCATCAACGTTTTATATAAAACCAAAAGCAAGATCATATATGCAGGGACGGACCGGGGACTTTATGCCTACGACCCTGTCGCAGATCGCTTCAGGCTGACAGAAGGATTGCCTGGCGACTGTTATGTGACGACCCTGCTTGAAGACCATGAGGAAACGCTGTGGGTGGGCACCGTCCGAAACGGTGTGTTTTTTAAAGATAGATCACGTAAAAAGTGGCTAAGCTATAAACATAGTGATACTGAGGACAACAGCCTTAGCAATAACATGATATCGGATATCTTTCAGGATAGCGACCATCATTACTGGTTTGCCACGGAAAATGGAGGACTTAACTTCCTTGACAAAAACAAGAGAAGGTTCAAGAGGATTACCCTAGACGATGGATTGCCGAGCAATCTTGTTTTAAAGACGCTTGAAGATGCAGAAAAAAACATTTGGGTAACCACCTCCAAAGGTTTAGCGCGATATAACCGCAAGGCCGGGAACTGGACTATTTTTGATCAGCCTCAGGGACTTCTGACTGATCAGTTTAACTACAACTCTGGACTGAACGACAAAGGAACTTTTTACATAGGTACAATACGCGGACTCATAAGTTTTCAGCCAGCCGAGTTGCAGTCGTCCGCCACCCTGCCGCGTGTCTACATTACAAGCTTTAAGGTATATAACACTGAACTTAAGATCGACAGCAGTATATTAAAGAGATCGATAAGCTATACGGATACCGTACAACTCAGACATGATCAGTCCTCCTTCAGCATCGGTTTTTCCGCATTGAGCTTTATCGCTCCGCGGGTTAGTCAATACCTCTACAAGATGGACGGACTCGACACGGCCTGGACCTTCCTGAAAAACAACAACATAGCCCACTTCACCAAGCTGTCGCCCGGCACCTACCGTTTCCGCGTAAAGCCGGCAGCTACAGCAGATACGCTCGGCGCGGAACAGCAACTCGTGATCGTTATAGACAGGCCCTTCTGGCTCAGTAATTACGCACTCGCTGTGTATGGTGTGTTAATCCTAGGAGTGTCGACCTGGCTCATTTCCAACTACCGCAGAAAAAGCAGGGAAAAGACCGAGCGACACTTAAAACAGCTTGCGCTCAATAGAGAAAAAGAGATGTACCAATCTAAAATGGAATTTCTGACGAATGTAGCGCATGAAATCCGGACTCCCCTTACCTTGATTAAAGGCCCGTTGGAACAGGTCATGGATGAGGTTGGCCAAATGAAGTCAGTATCTAAAAGCTTAAACAACATCTCTCGCAATACGGAACGGCTAATAAAACTCAGTGATCAGTTGCTCGATTTCCGCAGAGCAGAATCTGAGCTGGCCGGCAAAACCAGTGCGCAGATTAATTTATCTGCCTGCCTTCAGGAAATCATTGATGCCTATTCCGATATGGTAGCTAAGAGCGAAATTCGGTTAAAAAGCCAACTGCAACCCGGTGTACTGGCCCGTATAGACGAAGAATCGTTCACCAAGATAGTTGACAACCTGATTGGAAATGCTGTTAAATACGCCAAGAGTGCGGTATATATTGAGTTCCAAACAGTTGAAAAGGACGCTGATTTGTGCATGAAGGTGGCTAACGACGGCTTCGTTATACCATCACATTTAAAAGAAAAAGTCTTTGAAAGTTTCTATCGCATCCCGGATACAGCACATATTTCCGGATCAGGAATAGGTCTCACTTTAGCGAGATCGCTAGCTGAATTGAACGGTGGTACACTTGTGCTGGAAACAAATGAAGCGATGAATATATTTGTCCTGAAGCTGCCGCTATGA
- a CDS encoding response regulator transcription factor, producing the protein MMNATILLIDDNPEILEFIEDSIAAHYQVLKTQQPMLVEDILRGNPVDLIISDVMMPDLDGFELCRQLKSSMAWCHIPLILLTAKNTLTSRIEGLETGADAYIEKPFSPRHLLAQIKNLLENRDTIRNYFASSPLSHLKSTAGNNADEQFLERLNDAITSNLDNPGFDIQSLADLLCISRPTLYRKVRSASNLTLTEIITLARLKKAAALLSEGTYRISEVANITGFSSPNHFSRSFFRAFKMSPSTFIKNLE; encoded by the coding sequence ATGATGAATGCAACAATTCTTTTGATTGATGATAACCCGGAGATACTTGAGTTCATAGAAGATTCAATCGCTGCACATTATCAGGTTTTGAAGACTCAGCAACCCATGCTTGTTGAAGATATACTCAGAGGAAATCCAGTAGATCTGATCATCAGCGATGTTATGATGCCAGACCTCGATGGCTTTGAACTATGCCGCCAACTCAAATCCAGCATGGCCTGGTGCCATATCCCGCTCATACTGCTTACGGCAAAAAATACGCTTACATCAAGGATCGAAGGGCTCGAAACCGGGGCCGATGCATATATCGAGAAACCCTTTTCACCCCGGCACCTGCTGGCGCAGATCAAAAATCTGCTCGAAAACCGAGACACCATCCGAAATTACTTTGCATCATCGCCGCTAAGCCATTTAAAATCAACAGCGGGCAACAATGCAGATGAACAGTTTCTGGAAAGACTCAATGATGCAATCACCAGCAACCTGGACAATCCGGGCTTTGACATCCAGTCGCTCGCAGATTTATTGTGCATAAGTCGGCCCACACTCTATCGCAAGGTGCGTTCCGCCTCTAATCTTACCCTAACGGAGATTATCACTTTAGCCAGGTTAAAAAAAGCCGCAGCCTTGCTGTCGGAAGGCACTTACCGAATATCAGAAGTCGCAAACATTACCGGTTTCAGCTCGCCTAACCATTTCAGTCGCAGCTTCTTCAGGGCATTCAAAATGTCGCCAAGTACCTTCATCAAGAACCTGGAATGA
- a CDS encoding YeeE/YedE family protein — protein MEKDMLELLKGPWPWYVAGPLIGLTVPTLLLIGNKSFGISSSLRHICAMCIPADITFFKYDWKNEVWNLLFVFGIFLGGIIASSFLPNPDPVEINPVLAGELAGYGITNYDNLVPEEIFNWQSLLTMKGFFLIIVGGFFVGFGTRYAGGCTSGHAIMGIANLQWPSLVATICFMIGGFAMGNLILPLILSL, from the coding sequence ATGGAAAAAGATATGCTGGAACTATTGAAGGGACCCTGGCCCTGGTATGTTGCTGGTCCGCTGATCGGGCTTACCGTACCCACACTATTGCTTATCGGCAACAAATCGTTTGGTATCAGCTCATCATTACGGCATATCTGTGCGATGTGTATCCCTGCGGACATTACCTTTTTCAAATACGACTGGAAAAATGAGGTATGGAACCTTCTTTTCGTGTTCGGAATCTTTTTAGGCGGAATCATCGCTTCCAGTTTTTTGCCGAATCCAGATCCGGTGGAAATAAACCCGGTTTTGGCAGGAGAGCTCGCTGGATATGGAATCACCAACTACGATAATCTGGTTCCCGAGGAAATCTTTAACTGGCAGTCGCTGCTCACTATGAAGGGCTTCTTTCTGATCATTGTCGGTGGTTTTTTCGTGGGATTCGGTACGCGCTATGCGGGGGGATGTACAAGCGGGCACGCCATTATGGGCATAGCTAATTTACAATGGCCATCGCTTGTGGCTACCATATGTTTTATGATTGGCGGATTTGCCATGGGCAATTTGATTTTGCCTTTGATACTTTCACTTTAA
- a CDS encoding MutS-related protein, with the protein MKRFDVDAQTFRDLQIFGVEKRDKSVFSHFNQTSTLGGSEKLKLIFENPLVDAELLESRHALFSYLLEHEIKLNFDKEAVDFIEYFVNQRSSPRPFSKIGVVWEAINNFTGLSQESYNKLRGVHELLDLIKVIKAFCDDLQGEIPELLLAIKDAVLGLLKDVNIRSGIDTRPGILNISQLNRCNFTIRKSLLKEVKILLELIYQLDASVAVVKAGKMYGLSYPILSTGTSHVLRIEGAFHLFLKDPVTNDINFSQDKNVCFVTGVNMAGKSTFLKSVAVCVYLAHLGLPVPARHMEFSVLDGLVTTINLPDSLNEGYSHFYTEVKRVKHVAEKVSEGRSMLVIFDELFRGTNVKDAYDASLSIIDSFAKIKSSFFMVSTHITEVAKKLEKRENINFSFLETKMIGGQPVFTYRLQKGITDERLGLWIVENEGIFRILNS; encoded by the coding sequence ATGAAAAGATTCGACGTTGATGCTCAAACTTTCAGGGATCTTCAGATATTTGGGGTCGAAAAGCGCGACAAAAGTGTATTTTCCCATTTCAACCAGACCTCTACACTAGGTGGAAGTGAAAAGCTAAAGCTCATCTTTGAAAACCCCTTGGTGGACGCAGAGCTGTTGGAGAGCAGGCATGCGTTGTTTTCCTATTTGCTTGAGCATGAAATAAAACTGAATTTCGACAAGGAGGCCGTCGACTTTATTGAATATTTTGTTAACCAAAGGAGCTCGCCCAGGCCTTTCAGTAAGATTGGAGTGGTATGGGAGGCGATCAATAACTTTACAGGGCTTAGCCAAGAGAGCTACAATAAGCTTCGCGGTGTTCATGAGCTCCTGGATCTTATCAAAGTCATTAAAGCATTTTGTGATGATCTTCAGGGCGAAATTCCCGAGTTGCTTTTAGCTATTAAAGATGCTGTTTTAGGGTTACTGAAGGATGTAAATATTCGCTCAGGGATAGACACCCGTCCTGGCATATTGAATATCAGCCAATTAAATAGATGTAATTTTACGATCAGAAAGAGTTTGCTTAAAGAGGTCAAAATTCTTCTCGAACTCATTTACCAGCTGGACGCGTCGGTCGCGGTCGTGAAAGCCGGCAAGATGTATGGGTTAAGCTATCCCATATTGAGTACCGGCACATCACATGTCCTCAGAATTGAAGGGGCGTTTCATTTATTTTTGAAGGATCCTGTCACGAACGATATCAATTTTTCTCAGGATAAAAATGTATGTTTCGTAACTGGGGTGAACATGGCAGGAAAATCGACATTTCTTAAGTCTGTGGCCGTATGTGTTTATCTCGCTCATCTTGGTTTACCCGTTCCCGCCAGGCATATGGAGTTTAGTGTTCTAGACGGATTAGTTACCACGATAAACCTGCCAGATAGCCTCAACGAGGGTTATAGCCATTTCTACACCGAGGTGAAGCGGGTAAAGCATGTAGCTGAAAAGGTTAGCGAGGGCAGGAGTATGCTTGTGATTTTTGACGAACTGTTCAGAGGTACAAATGTAAAGGACGCTTATGACGCGTCGCTTTCCATTATCGATTCCTTTGCTAAGATCAAAAGCAGTTTTTTTATGGTGTCTACCCATATTACTGAGGTAGCAAAGAAACTTGAGAAGAGGGAAAATATTAATTTCAGTTTTCTGGAGACTAAAATGATTGGGGGACAGCCTGTATTTACCTATCGCCTTCAGAAAGGGATTACAGATGAGCGCCTGGGGCTTTGGATTGTCGAGAACGAAGGGATATTTAGAATATTAAATAGTTAG
- a CDS encoding histone H1, protein MDKFSKLKELVASVEADADKFYNSGNGAAGTRVRKAMQELKGLAQEIRTEITEKKNTK, encoded by the coding sequence ATGGACAAATTTTCAAAACTGAAAGAATTGGTTGCAAGCGTAGAGGCTGATGCTGACAAATTTTACAACTCAGGAAATGGCGCTGCTGGTACAAGAGTACGTAAGGCAATGCAGGAACTGAAGGGACTTGCTCAGGAAATCCGTACAGAAATTACTGAGAAGAAAAACACTAAGTAA
- a CDS encoding Gfo/Idh/MocA family protein, with amino-acid sequence MDLEMNTDKPLRVLVVGCGNMGASHAIAYHHIDGFEICGLVSTGQSKKTLNDRLGGGYALFSDFYEALEATRPDAVCIATYPDTHEAYAVKSLDAGCHVFIEKPIADTVEGAERVAEAARRNGKKLVVGYILRYHPSWQKFIELSASAGKPLVMRMNLNQQSSGAKWTVHRNLMNSLSPIVDCAVHYIDVMCQMTRSRPVQVSAIGARLTDDIPAWNYNYGQLQIRFEDGSIGWYEAGWGPMMSETAFFIKDVIGPRGSVSIVAKNASASGNSDNIDAHTKTESLKVHHAELGADGLFARSDEWVDLSDEPDHQELCNREQRFFLEAIRSDADLSDATADAVNSLKIALACDESVRTGHIVMLNS; translated from the coding sequence ATGGACTTAGAGATGAATACGGATAAGCCCCTTCGGGTACTTGTGGTAGGCTGCGGCAATATGGGCGCTTCGCATGCCATAGCCTATCACCATATAGACGGGTTTGAGATCTGCGGACTGGTATCGACCGGCCAAAGCAAGAAGACACTGAACGACCGGCTTGGCGGCGGCTATGCCTTGTTCAGTGATTTCTACGAGGCGCTTGAAGCCACACGACCCGATGCCGTGTGTATCGCGACATATCCGGATACCCATGAAGCCTATGCAGTGAAATCTCTCGACGCCGGCTGCCATGTGTTTATTGAAAAGCCAATTGCAGATACGGTAGAAGGAGCCGAACGCGTAGCTGAGGCCGCACGCAGGAATGGAAAGAAACTGGTAGTGGGCTACATTTTAAGGTATCATCCTTCCTGGCAGAAGTTCATCGAGCTATCGGCGTCGGCCGGTAAACCACTGGTGATGCGTATGAACCTGAACCAGCAGAGCAGCGGCGCCAAATGGACGGTGCACCGCAACCTGATGAACAGCCTGAGTCCGATTGTAGACTGCGCGGTACATTATATCGATGTGATGTGCCAGATGACCCGTTCGCGGCCTGTACAGGTGAGCGCGATCGGAGCAAGGCTTACCGACGATATTCCGGCCTGGAACTATAATTACGGTCAGTTGCAGATCCGTTTTGAGGACGGTTCTATTGGTTGGTACGAGGCAGGCTGGGGGCCGATGATGAGTGAAACAGCGTTTTTTATTAAAGATGTGATAGGCCCCAGGGGCAGTGTTTCCATTGTCGCAAAAAATGCCTCAGCCAGCGGAAATTCAGACAATATAGATGCGCATACCAAGACAGAATCTTTGAAGGTTCACCATGCCGAACTAGGGGCGGATGGCCTGTTTGCACGCTCAGACGAATGGGTCGATTTAAGCGATGAGCCTGATCATCAGGAGCTTTGCAACAGGGAGCAGCGATTCTTTCTCGAGGCGATACGCAGCGATGCTGATCTTTCGGACGCTACAGCCGACGCAGTGAACAGCTTAAAGATTGCCCTGGCATGCGACGAGTCGGTCCGCACAGGCCATATTGTGATGTTGAACAGTTAA